The following coding sequences are from one Danio rerio strain Tuebingen ecotype United States chromosome 21, GRCz12tu, whole genome shotgun sequence window:
- the si:ch73-362m14.2 gene encoding NHS-like protein 2 codes for MENTALAFSAQGWCGPNVSTFSSEWDDKMNSFLKAPDVIKPPPQFQDPEEPGPASPTSTAVVKRREKDGVKKERRSRPASNIELHRRSLSLSTAVNSNPGVVRRRCESYALSYPSSSSEDSGSDSTSARRSDLLPDAVPRSRSRSIILRKAKSKPAPPVRTVSLQRLAAAKHSEHKVQGLKKDTTKLPDLIPTSKQELSKGTPEAPGKVVLMATVSSHKALNELRSSEPTPMPIHECGHSEMNTSPSSSHSSTSQPSICSPSKRIGSNSPSSGYASQCETPTQSALSQSVSMGPSPLACRMRHKPTSVIPGQRARNRNARLSLQLPEFQKHTPDPEPSAVQPKVSLRRNSDSTEATRPKQRMSSSLLVMPMVTQEELNNVQLRSVSSSDLENAQEITANIIEEETERCGKSFSPKSSQKPKPPVAPKPQRNKWPPNAQRFGPTSEAEPPTVSERSEDIYAMVNKVKPTVSVKPHSIEQAPHLRQQIVPDARSPQMRDPRQPQPPCTLESKNAKVPPLNTASRISQLHKKRRAPTPPLAKTPDVDGSLYPNPADAQSPTNLCKSPKSPTSASQFHVTLYGVIPSYPLVTEPQHSREPDHPSYDVEKRDRMPDLGPLQLVGEGDDVFLYKSKSQTTEDLFTIIHRSKRKLLGRKDSFDNKQGDSGTQTLGSGASRISSQNDNFMAFLRRTRSAKAGCGERISATELLRSSKPTANIAANISHCKNSYVQSHGP; via the exons ATGGAAAACACAGCCTTGGCTTTTTCTGCCCAGGGCTGGTGTGGCCCCAATGTTTCCACCTTTTCATCGGAGTGGGATGATAAAATGAACTCCTTTCTCAAGGCACCCGACGTGATCAAACCCCCTCCGCAGTTTCAGGATCCAGAGGAGCCGGGTCCAGCATCACCCACCAGCACCGCTGTTGTGAAAAGACGAGAAAAGGATGGTGTGAAAAAAGAGCGTAGGAGTAGACCAGCGAGTAACATCGAGCTCCACAGACGCTCCTTGTCACTTTCCACCGCTGTCAACTCCAACCCTGGTGTGGTCCGACGCCGATGTGAAAGCTACGCTCTTTCCTATCCCAGCAGCAGCTCGGAAGACAGCGGCAGTGACAGCACGTCGGCCAGGAGGAGTGATCTTCTTCCAGATGCAGTGCCAAGATCCAGATCCCGGAGCATTATCCTTAGGAAGGCTAAAAGCAAACCTGCTCCTCCTGTGCGAACAGTCTCACTGCAAAGGCTCGCAGCGGCAAAGCATTCAGAACATAAAGTGCAAGGCCTTAAAAAAGATACCACAAAACTGCCAGATCTCATCCCAACCTCAAAGCAAGAACTCAGTAAGGGCACTCCTGAAGCACCTGGTAAGGTCGTATTGATGGCAACGGTTTCTTCCCACAAAGCACTTAATGAGCTTCGATCCAGCGAACCAACTCCCATGCCAATCCACGAATGTGGTCATTCTGAAATGAACACATCCCCGTCCTCTTCGCACTCTTCCACATCTCAGCCGTCCATCTGTTCTCCTTCGAAGCGCATCGGCTCAAACTCTCCATCCAGTGGCTACGCAAGCCAGTGTGAAACTCCAACCCAATCAGCCCTTTCCCAATCGGTCAGCATGGGACCTTCGCCATTAGCCTGCAGGATGCGGCATAAGCCGACCAGTGTTATTCCTGGCCAAAGAGCAAGAAACCGCAACGCAAGGCTGTCTCTTCAGCTTCCAGAATTTCAGAAGCACACTCCCGATCCAGAGCCTTCCGCGGTGCAGCCGAAAGTGAGCCTAAGACGCAACTCGGACAGCACCGAAGCCACCAGGCCCAAGCAAAGGATGAGTAGCAGCCTGCTGGTAATGCCGATGGTTACTCAAGAGGAGCTGAACAACGTGCAGCTACGCTCCGTCAGCAGTTCTGATCTGGAGAACGCTCAGGAAATCACGGCCAACATTATCGAGGAGGAGACGGAGAGATGCGGAAAATCCTTCAGCCCTAAGAGCAGCCAAAAACCCAAACCTCCCGTGGCTCCGAAGCCGCAGAGAAACAAGTGGCCACCCAACGCACAACGCTTTGGGCCAACTTCTGAAGCAGAACCGCCAACAGTCAGCGAGAGATCAGAAGACATCTACGCAATGGTTAACAAAGTCAAACCTACAGTGAGCGTAAAGCCGCACAGCATTGAACAAGCACCTCATCTGAGGCAGCAGATTGTTCCGGATGCTCGTTCTCCACAGATGAGAGACCCCCGTCAACCTCAACCCCCATGCACTTTAGAGTCAAAGAATGCAAAAGTTCCCCCATTAAACACAGCCAGCCGCATTAGCCAGCTTCACAAGAAGAGAAGAGCCCCTACACCGCCTCTGGCAAAGACTCCAGATGTGGACGGCTCACTTTATCCAAACCCAGCCGATGCCCAGTCTCCAACTAATCTCTGCAAGTCTCCAAAATCTCCGACCTCCGCAAGTCAATTTCATGTAACTCTGTATGGCGTGATACCATCGTACCCTTTGGTCACGGAGCCACAGCACTCGAGGGAACCAG ATCATCCGTCATACGATGTAGAGAAGAGGGATCGAATGCCTGACCTCGGACCACTACAGTTAGTAGGAGAAGGAGACGATGTATTTCTTTACAAGTCCAAATCCCAAACCACGGAGGACCTGTTCACCATCATTCACAG GTCTAAAAGAAAGCTCCTGGGTCGCAAAGACTCCTTCGACAATAAGCAAGGAGACTCTGGGACTCAGACTCTCGGCAGCGGAGCTTCACGGATCAGTTCTCAGAACGACAACTTCATGGCTTTCCTGAGGAGGACACGAAGCGCCAAAGCCGGCTGCGGAGAGCGGATCTCAGCCACGGAGCTGCTCAGAAGCTCCAAGCCCACGGCTAACATTGCAGCAAACATCAGCCATTGCAAAAATAGCTACGTACAGTCACACGGTCCATAA
- the gpr185a gene encoding G-protein coupled receptor 12 — MNDLLQNSSLLNWDVLEERNASLAPPWEVEPVPVFINPWDVLLCVTGTLMSCENAVVIALIAYTPTLRAPMFVLIGSLAFADLLAGLGLILNFIITYIIDSGLVTLLSAGLLITAFSASVLNILAITVDRYLSLYNALTYHTERTMTFTYVTLIFMWIISAALGSLPVLGWNCLEDESTCSICRPVNKNNAAALAVSFLLVFALILQLYLQICKIAFRHAQQIAVQRQFMTASHASSTTKGVSTLTTILGTFAFCWIPLAMYSLVADTRSPVIYTYVTALPAICHSIINPMVYAFRNPEILRSLRIACCGCMPYSFSVRPRTPSDV; from the coding sequence ATGAATGACCTGCTTCAGAACTCTTCTCTCCTGAACTGGGACGTCCTGGAGGAAAGAAACGCGTCGCTTGCCCCACCCTGGGAGGTGGAGCCGGTCCCAGTCTTCATCAACCCATGGGATGTCCTGCTGTGCGTGACGGGAACGCTGATGTCCTGTGAAAACGCAGTGGTCATTGCACTAATCGCCTATACGCCCACCCTAAGAGCGCCCATGTTCGTCCTCATCGGGAGTCTGGCGTTTGCTGACCTTCTGGCCGGCCTTGGTCTAATCCTTAATTTTATCATAACCTACATAATCGACTCAGGATTGGTTACTTTATTGTCTGCAGGGCTCCTAATCACAGCCTTTTCAGCGTCAGTGCTCAACATCCTAGCAATCACCGTAGACCGATACCTATCATTGTATAACGCATTAACGTACCACACTGAACGCACCATGACGTTCACGTACGTCACGCTAATTTTTATGTGGATCATTAGCGCTGCTCTCGGGTCGCTTCCAGTTTTGGGATGGAACTGTTTGGAGGACGAGAGCACGTGTAGCATTTGTCGACCGGTGAATAAAAACAACGCCGCAGCACTCGCCGTGTCCTTCCTTCTGGTTTTCGCTCTCATTCTGCAGCTCTACCTGCAGATTTGTAAGATCGCTTTCCGACATGCGCAGCAAATCGCAGTTCAGCGCCAGTTCATGACTGCCTCGCATGCATCTTCCACCACGAAAGGAGTTTCAACATTGACCACCATTTTGGGGACTTTTGCGTTCTGCTGGATCCCTCTTGCCATGTATTCGCTGGTGGCGGACACGCGGTCGCCCGTGATTTACACGTACGTCACAGCTCTTCCAGCAATCTGCCACTCCATCATCAACCCTATGGTATATGCATTCAGGAACCCGGAGATTCTCCGATCTTTGAGGATTGCTTGTTGTGGATGCATGCCGTATAGTTTCAGCGTGCGACCCAGGACACCCAGCGACGTGTAG